A genomic segment from Saprospiraceae bacterium encodes:
- a CDS encoding TonB-dependent receptor has product MKNILLLIILSGIQLIAAEDAYGQKFRLSLEMTDVPVEAILNEIENQSEFFFLYNSKLVDVKRKVDINIKKEKIASALSSLFAETKVQYMVMGRQIILFPQEEQLVATKYNKEVKLTPPVVEPEIEQPLKGKVTDENGQPLIGVNIMIKGTTLGTITDLDGNFSLELSDGQEVLLFSYTGYVQQEVAVNGRSVLVVVMRESISQLEEVVVVGYGTQKKVNLTGAVSTVSSKDISGRPVASTQQSLQGLVPNLNITVSNAGGEPGAALDMSIRGLQSFGGSNAPFVLVDNIVMDINSINPNDIESISVLKDAASSAIYGARAAYGVILITTKSGKGNKGRPNFSYSTNMALSRPVDFPRLVDAMTFAHVANDAARNVGNTPWYNDDALDRLAQNIANPGSAPVMFGRADGLSWNIGAMGLGAADNTDWYEILFKEFGSRQKHDLSVSGATENADYYLSAGWYGEEGLLRYGNESFNRYNFDGKINAQATSWAKIGLLFKYNYGVQEFPWQQELGRGRIYDMMTKLKPTMPAKYPGTDIWTSESRIAEWQAERDNTINTQMVLAPRIILEPIKGWVTNLEFNYTTSNNRQVLSAKQWFWQRPNGELANGLAQLSTSYRPRLHTDTYLSPNLYSTYTRDFGKHSLSALVGYQQERYDYFQLNADALYLLSDNVPSINTAVGTKTVDDGRGYWSTRSGFGRLNYNYNGKYLLEANFRADGSSRFEPGRQWGYFPSVSAGWVPSKENFFPLKNAIDYLKIRGSFGELGNQNVANYLYIPTLGINQSTFLFGGQRLWTVTPPNISSVNLTWEKVKTLDFGVDMTFLNNRLSTSFDWYESHTTNLVGPGPALPVVLGTAVPRENSGEIRTRGFELEIGWKNRIGDFYYQIGANLANNKSVVMSYNNPTRILSTFYEGQVLGELWGYKTDGLFQTTEDVAAWPSQAFLWAGKWNPGDLKYVDLDNNGAINNGKNTADDHGDMVVVGNQLPRYLFGFNVSAAWKGFDFSVFFQGVGKQDLFISEIFNGNVFRGPANGPLHMMVYEEHLDYWRDDSSPLGANPNAYYAKPYSVFNGDNSKAYDRPTDRYLQNGAYVRLKNLRLGYTIPAILTEKVLIKNANIYLSGENLFIIKNMDLLDPEQTGGRNGDGRTYPLSKVYALGLNVNF; this is encoded by the coding sequence ATGAAAAACATCTTACTTCTGATCATCCTAAGTGGCATTCAGCTCATTGCAGCGGAAGATGCTTATGGCCAGAAATTCCGATTGTCGCTCGAAATGACTGACGTACCGGTGGAGGCTATATTAAACGAAATCGAGAACCAAAGCGAGTTTTTCTTTTTGTACAACTCCAAATTGGTGGATGTAAAAAGGAAGGTAGATATCAATATCAAAAAAGAAAAAATTGCTAGTGCGTTGTCCTCTCTTTTTGCCGAAACCAAGGTACAATATATGGTCATGGGTCGGCAAATCATCCTGTTCCCCCAAGAAGAGCAGCTAGTCGCCACAAAATATAATAAAGAAGTAAAATTGACCCCGCCCGTTGTGGAACCAGAAATTGAGCAGCCCCTCAAGGGCAAAGTCACGGACGAAAACGGCCAGCCGCTGATTGGCGTGAACATTATGATCAAAGGTACTACCCTTGGTACGATTACCGATCTGGACGGGAACTTTTCACTGGAACTGTCCGACGGGCAGGAGGTCTTGTTGTTTTCCTACACCGGTTATGTTCAGCAAGAAGTAGCCGTAAATGGCCGTTCCGTATTAGTGGTCGTTATGCGCGAATCGATCTCCCAATTAGAGGAGGTAGTGGTCGTAGGATATGGAACCCAGAAAAAAGTCAATTTAACGGGGGCTGTTTCGACCGTTTCCTCAAAAGATATATCTGGACGCCCTGTTGCCAGCACACAGCAATCTTTGCAGGGTTTGGTTCCTAACCTGAACATTACTGTTTCTAACGCAGGTGGCGAGCCCGGTGCAGCTTTAGATATGAGTATCCGAGGTTTACAATCGTTTGGAGGAAGTAACGCTCCTTTCGTACTGGTAGATAATATCGTGATGGATATAAACAGCATCAACCCCAATGATATTGAATCTATATCTGTATTAAAAGATGCTGCTTCCTCGGCCATTTATGGTGCACGGGCGGCTTATGGAGTGATTCTGATCACTACAAAATCAGGAAAAGGCAATAAAGGCCGTCCTAATTTTTCTTATTCAACCAACATGGCCCTTTCAAGACCTGTCGATTTTCCTCGCTTAGTGGATGCCATGACTTTTGCCCATGTGGCAAATGATGCAGCCCGAAATGTGGGAAATACGCCCTGGTATAATGATGATGCACTGGACCGCCTCGCTCAGAATATAGCCAATCCGGGAAGCGCACCTGTAATGTTCGGCAGAGCGGACGGGCTCAGCTGGAACATTGGCGCAATGGGGCTTGGCGCAGCCGATAATACAGACTGGTATGAAATTCTTTTCAAGGAGTTTGGCTCTCGGCAAAAACACGATCTGAGTGTTTCTGGTGCAACAGAAAATGCAGATTATTATTTGTCAGCCGGATGGTATGGTGAGGAAGGGCTACTTCGATACGGTAATGAATCTTTTAATCGCTATAATTTCGACGGAAAAATAAATGCACAAGCCACTTCATGGGCAAAAATCGGTTTATTGTTCAAATACAATTATGGCGTGCAGGAATTTCCCTGGCAACAGGAATTGGGTCGGGGACGTATTTATGATATGATGACCAAACTGAAACCAACGATGCCTGCAAAATATCCTGGAACAGATATCTGGACCTCTGAGAGCCGGATAGCCGAGTGGCAGGCGGAAAGAGATAATACCATCAATACCCAAATGGTACTTGCCCCAAGAATTATCTTGGAACCCATCAAAGGCTGGGTAACTAACCTGGAATTCAACTACACAACCAGCAATAACCGGCAGGTACTTTCCGCAAAACAATGGTTCTGGCAACGGCCAAACGGAGAATTGGCCAATGGACTGGCGCAACTCTCTACTTCTTACAGACCCCGGCTTCATACAGACACTTATTTGTCGCCTAATCTTTATTCTACTTATACCCGAGACTTTGGCAAACATAGCTTGTCGGCATTAGTTGGTTATCAGCAGGAAAGGTATGACTACTTCCAATTGAATGCCGATGCCCTTTATCTGCTTAGCGACAATGTTCCCTCCATCAATACAGCAGTAGGGACAAAAACTGTTGATGATGGGCGCGGATATTGGTCAACCCGAAGCGGTTTCGGAAGGCTGAACTATAATTATAATGGAAAGTACTTGCTGGAAGCCAATTTTCGGGCCGATGGCTCCTCAAGATTTGAACCCGGCAGGCAATGGGGATATTTCCCTTCCGTTTCTGCGGGTTGGGTGCCGTCCAAAGAAAATTTCTTCCCGCTCAAAAATGCAATCGATTATTTAAAGATAAGAGGGTCTTTTGGAGAATTGGGCAACCAAAATGTAGCTAATTACCTCTACATACCCACATTGGGCATCAACCAGAGCACTTTCTTGTTTGGCGGCCAGCGCTTATGGACCGTCACGCCTCCCAATATCTCGAGTGTTAATTTGACTTGGGAAAAAGTGAAAACATTGGATTTTGGAGTGGATATGACTTTTTTGAATAATAGATTATCCACTTCTTTTGACTGGTATGAATCCCATACGACCAACCTAGTGGGTCCAGGGCCAGCTCTCCCTGTTGTGTTGGGAACCGCCGTTCCAAGGGAGAACTCCGGCGAAATCAGAACGCGGGGTTTTGAATTAGAGATCGGCTGGAAAAATCGGATAGGTGATTTTTATTACCAAATTGGCGCTAATCTGGCTAATAATAAAAGCGTAGTAATGTCTTATAACAATCCTACCCGGATATTGAGTACTTTCTACGAAGGCCAGGTATTGGGTGAATTATGGGGCTACAAAACAGACGGGCTTTTTCAAACAACCGAAGATGTGGCAGCGTGGCCGTCTCAGGCCTTTCTCTGGGCGGGAAAATGGAATCCGGGCGATCTGAAATACGTTGATCTTGACAACAATGGGGCTATAAATAACGGCAAAAACACAGCGGATGATCATGGTGATATGGTAGTAGTGGGAAACCAGCTTCCGCGATACCTGTTTGGATTTAATGTCAGTGCTGCCTGGAAAGGATTTGATTTTTCTGTTTTCTTCCAAGGCGTTGGCAAACAAGATCTGTTTATATCAGAGATCTTTAATGGAAATGTATTCCGAGGACCTGCCAACGGTCCCCTTCATATGATGGTGTATGAGGAACACCTGGATTACTGGCGTGATGACTCCAGTCCTTTGGGAGCTAATCCAAATGCCTATTATGCAAAACCTTATTCCGTTTTTAACGGTGATAACAGCAAAGCTTATGACCGACCTACCGACCGGTATTTGCAGAATGGCGCTTACGTTCGGTTGAAAAACCTTAGATTGGGATATACCATTCCAGCAATACTAACGGAAAAAGTGCTTATCAAGAATGCGAATATTTATCTTTCTGGAGAGAACCTCTTCATTATTAAAAACATGGACTTATTGGATCCTGAACAAACCGGAGGAAGAAATGGTGACGGCCGTACCTATCCATTGTCGAAGGTGTACGCTTTAGGATTAAATGTCAACTTTTAA
- a CDS encoding DUF4974 domain-containing protein yields MRKKEKNIIDKEAVDRYLNNKGSKADQEKIKNYFASTDRWAELESASLQFWKQIPEELETEGYDEDRLLDRINHLLRLEDAKVSVEKRRRLKWFTYASRIAASLFIPLLLLCYLQWSGYFEEQQAGAYSSVYSPLGARTNFHLPDGSEGWLNGGSTLHFPAAFSGEYREVQLEGEAYFYVKSNPRKPFVVTTGNIRIAALGTSFNVNAYEGDKTNSVTLETGVVELFEAKDQKLLETLGQLDTGFQFIYFKDLDSYRTQEVDVKKITAWKEGKLVFREDPMTEVVDRLNRWYNVDIVIEDKKLETYVFRATFQDETLDEVLKLLQFSSPIKIRETGREMLKNNTFGKRKIFLSSK; encoded by the coding sequence ATGAGGAAAAAAGAAAAGAACATTATAGATAAAGAAGCAGTTGACAGGTACTTGAATAATAAAGGCTCGAAAGCAGATCAGGAGAAAATAAAAAACTACTTTGCTTCCACCGATAGATGGGCGGAACTGGAAAGTGCTTCTTTACAATTCTGGAAACAAATCCCCGAAGAACTGGAAACAGAGGGTTATGATGAAGATCGCTTACTCGATCGCATCAATCACCTTTTGCGACTGGAAGATGCCAAGGTAAGCGTGGAAAAGCGCAGAAGACTAAAGTGGTTTACTTACGCCAGCCGGATAGCCGCCAGCCTGTTTATCCCGCTGCTCTTGCTTTGCTATTTGCAGTGGAGCGGTTATTTTGAGGAACAACAGGCAGGGGCCTACTCCTCTGTTTATTCCCCTTTGGGCGCTCGGACCAATTTTCATCTGCCGGACGGCTCTGAGGGATGGCTCAACGGGGGCAGTACGCTTCATTTTCCGGCGGCCTTTTCCGGAGAATACCGCGAAGTTCAGCTAGAAGGAGAAGCTTATTTTTATGTAAAAAGTAATCCACGAAAACCCTTTGTCGTCACTACAGGAAATATTAGGATTGCGGCATTAGGCACCTCTTTCAACGTGAATGCCTATGAAGGGGATAAAACCAACAGCGTTACGTTGGAAACAGGCGTAGTGGAATTGTTTGAAGCAAAAGATCAAAAGCTGCTAGAAACCCTTGGCCAGTTAGATACAGGCTTTCAGTTTATCTACTTCAAGGATCTGGATTCGTATCGTACGCAGGAAGTAGACGTCAAAAAGATCACTGCCTGGAAAGAGGGTAAGTTGGTTTTTAGAGAAGATCCTATGACAGAGGTAGTAGACCGGCTCAATCGCTGGTACAATGTGGATATCGTCATTGAGGATAAAAAGTTGGAAACCTATGTTTTTCGAGCCACTTTTCAGGATGAAACGCTGGATGAAGTATTAAAACTGCTTCAATTTTCATCTCCCATCAAGATCAGGGAAACGGGTCGGGAAATGCTGAAGAATAACACTTTTGGAAAGCGCAAAATTTTCCTTTCCTCAAAGTAA
- a CDS encoding RNA polymerase sigma-70 factor — protein sequence MANQIEKNLVQDLKKGNVHSFDELFKSFNKKIYYFSLSYLKSKEEAEDIVQEVFLSLWKNRANLNIQADFQAYLFTITFNAIKKRFRKFERERKHLEAYFPSVRLNDNDSDAATAYDLLNELLKESLEQLPPRQKEIFLLSKEGGLTAEEIAEKLKISKRTVENHLFRAKSFLKNILVDERLLTILFFWIIVK from the coding sequence ATGGCAAATCAAATAGAAAAGAATCTTGTACAAGATTTAAAAAAAGGAAATGTCCATTCTTTTGACGAGCTCTTTAAAAGCTTCAACAAAAAAATATACTATTTTTCTTTGAGTTATCTGAAGAGTAAAGAAGAAGCCGAGGACATTGTCCAGGAAGTTTTTCTTAGTCTTTGGAAAAACAGAGCAAATTTAAATATCCAGGCCGATTTCCAGGCCTACTTGTTTACCATCACCTTTAATGCCATTAAAAAGCGGTTCCGAAAATTTGAAAGAGAGCGAAAACACTTAGAAGCCTATTTCCCGTCAGTAAGATTAAATGATAATGACTCCGATGCAGCAACGGCATATGACCTCCTCAATGAATTATTGAAAGAATCCCTGGAGCAACTCCCACCCCGCCAAAAGGAAATATTCCTCCTGAGTAAGGAAGGAGGTTTAACGGCAGAGGAAATTGCTGAAAAACTTAAAATATCCAAACGGACCGTTGAAAACCACCTTTTCCGCGCCAAATCATTCCTCAAAAACATACTTGTCGATGAACGACTGCTCACCATTCTGTTTTTCTGGATAATTGTCAAATAA
- a CDS encoding S8 family serine peptidase: MNNCRSIPFTLFFLVANLYLFAQNPITITDDDLQPNQNHVWTNDNTYLLDGLVYLEAGGTLEIEAGTIIRGLEQPSDDSQPFSALIIEPGATIVAKGDACNPIIFTSENDDFEEPITRGRWGGLVILGNAPASLGRDGEQNQFDGLDFGDHSATYGGNNPEDNSGVLLYVSIRQAGAVLPNESSLPGLTLAGVGSGTLVSFVEVFAAQEDGIALLGGAVNLKNIVAAYNGANSFFWDKGYQGFGQFWFAIHDPNSGASGGRHLGGQPSEAIPVSNPTIFNATFLGTGVNNTGSLQSDVAALHFSEKTAGNYSNSIIGDFSGFGLFLEDIGGSPDDSYGELQNGNLQLKSNLWVAIATMTTDGTPTFASLLQLQGGDDPTGSALISHLGNNNNLLRSDIDGLLNGISRTPNGGLDPRPVTLDIADVRTDEPVPSDPFFTPTTFKGAFGPDLWLQGWTALDFLGYLPACDLGVEPSFTNVTCFGANDGGINLEFTGNVSDLVIDWDVDQFDGLADLTDLAPGTYNVTVTNAECCERTATITINQPDAPLSVDCADIQDATDPVSNDGQATITALGGSGPVELLLTDANGNTRTFSFGESSSVTVNDLAVGDYNALVTDSNGCTNNCDFSIGSELDCVVIRDSDLLGGITYNWTADVCYLIEGLVFLEEGGVLNIEAGTLIKGRPNTFTEDPVSALIIARGASISANGTAENPIIFTAEIDDETAPTDLTAANRGLWGGLALLGDAPVPNAPDEGGDPIWEVLADFGGPIAYGGNATLSYSHLLQYISIRHAGASVSENRNFPALAFAGVRADATLDHLEVFASGERGITFYGGEAELAYASATFCQGPAFSWQDGYQGKGQFWFALADPGSTGLLAEHKGYYNPITQDTVSSAPSIFNATYIGGGGRRDTTAVAMRFSQASAGVYGNSIFTHFKGNALEVEDLPGDANDSQSLLTAENAFFLKNNLFWGFGAGDSISVDGGFLQTSAGAPDIDADFLVDHLIKNRNKAVNPRLKSVSNVPNRLLDPRPEECAAYFTRFVFPDSIFFDTSVYYKGAFGREDSLWIDTWTALSVQGYLPTNLERLNWNTCTMNLDSGFVFISEFIPEATPAFIEEVKGMHSQYARVLRECNCGEDSVSRLIMWETFIPTDITNCRAGAKDSTIIDTSGLKAMFDLGFEVVEEPSSGQYCGTVFPQTTPTQDSIVIAILDSGIDMQHFRLVNYPWINWDEEEGQEAFDDDENCMVDDKRGFNFLDSNPIIQDKDDHGTHLAGIITERFPTNLQPKLMNLKIYEKGKPVPGEEQRPSRGSVFDLICAIHYAINEGAEVINLSIGYWSPELSIPLYNAFKRAESEGIPVIVSTGNDGLNVDQRRLFVPKQSHPDTAVVYEDRWPVKYKMYGLSDPDFPNLNNLIGVSSVEQVADGSWDFPEYANYGMLTLDVSAKGSFYSTVPMNTFRTFQGTSMSAAYISRVISIARAYDPTLSIEEINNCLRNSIGIDNTRSQLQSDFALKRLIEQELLGCLGVTKSNQEIVDKPLPSGTNVLVNFNVMVCDEPLKITFGDGSTFYQEIRVVIKEPDGQGGFTQVHEIICQGSVIIWNTILNDGTELPLGDYFMDFYINGSKISSPGLRQFVKCAP; the protein is encoded by the coding sequence ATGAACAATTGTAGATCTATCCCTTTCACACTGTTTTTTTTAGTTGCAAACCTTTATCTTTTTGCGCAAAATCCAATCACCATCACTGATGATGACCTTCAGCCAAACCAAAACCATGTTTGGACAAATGACAATACCTACCTTTTAGATGGCCTGGTTTATCTCGAAGCAGGTGGAACTTTGGAGATTGAGGCAGGAACGATCATTCGGGGCCTGGAGCAACCAAGTGACGATAGTCAACCCTTTTCTGCGCTCATTATTGAACCCGGTGCGACTATCGTTGCGAAGGGAGATGCATGCAACCCTATTATTTTTACAAGCGAAAATGATGATTTTGAGGAGCCAATTACCCGTGGGCGATGGGGGGGGCTGGTGATTTTAGGGAATGCACCTGCTAGTCTGGGTCGCGATGGAGAACAAAACCAATTTGATGGTTTGGACTTCGGAGATCATAGTGCTACTTATGGCGGGAATAATCCGGAAGATAATTCAGGGGTTCTTCTGTATGTTTCCATTCGGCAGGCAGGGGCTGTTTTGCCCAACGAGAGCAGTTTGCCAGGATTAACTTTGGCAGGTGTAGGGAGCGGTACGCTGGTCTCTTTTGTAGAAGTATTTGCTGCACAGGAAGACGGTATCGCTCTATTAGGAGGTGCTGTTAATTTGAAAAACATAGTTGCGGCCTACAACGGCGCTAATTCCTTTTTTTGGGACAAAGGCTATCAAGGATTTGGTCAATTCTGGTTTGCTATCCATGATCCAAATTCAGGTGCCAGTGGAGGCAGGCATTTGGGAGGGCAGCCCAGCGAAGCAATTCCGGTGTCTAATCCGACCATCTTTAATGCTACTTTTTTAGGCACAGGTGTAAACAATACTGGGAGTCTCCAATCAGATGTTGCTGCTTTACATTTTTCTGAAAAAACTGCTGGCAATTATAGCAATAGTATTATTGGTGATTTCTCCGGGTTTGGCTTATTTTTAGAAGATATAGGTGGTTCGCCTGATGATAGTTATGGCGAATTGCAAAACGGAAACCTTCAATTAAAAAGCAATTTATGGGTGGCAATTGCCACGATGACAACGGATGGCACTCCGACCTTTGCTAGCTTGCTCCAGTTACAAGGTGGGGATGATCCCACCGGTTCGGCTCTCATTAGCCATTTAGGAAACAACAATAATCTACTCCGGTCTGACATCGATGGATTGTTAAATGGGATAAGCCGTACCCCGAATGGCGGGCTAGACCCCCGTCCAGTTACCTTGGACATAGCTGATGTAAGGACGGATGAACCGGTCCCCAGCGATCCATTTTTCACCCCCACTACCTTCAAGGGCGCCTTCGGTCCAGATCTTTGGCTTCAAGGCTGGACCGCCCTTGATTTTTTGGGTTATCTGCCAGCCTGTGATTTGGGTGTTGAACCTTCTTTTACAAATGTCACTTGTTTTGGCGCCAATGATGGTGGTATCAATCTGGAATTTACAGGTAATGTAAGTGATTTGGTAATTGATTGGGATGTTGATCAATTTGACGGCTTGGCCGATTTGACGGACCTTGCACCCGGAACGTATAATGTGACGGTTACCAATGCTGAATGCTGTGAGCGAACGGCAACGATTACGATTAACCAACCTGATGCGCCACTATCGGTAGATTGTGCTGATATTCAGGATGCTACCGACCCTGTATCTAATGATGGACAGGCAACCATCACTGCTTTGGGTGGCAGCGGTCCGGTTGAACTTCTTTTAACCGATGCTAATGGTAATACCCGCACTTTTTCTTTTGGTGAATCGAGCAGTGTGACGGTAAATGACTTGGCGGTTGGAGATTACAATGCCTTGGTGACGGACAGTAATGGCTGCACCAATAATTGCGATTTTTCAATTGGAAGTGAACTTGATTGTGTTGTCATTAGAGATAGTGATTTGCTAGGTGGAATCACTTATAACTGGACAGCAGATGTTTGTTATTTGATAGAGGGGCTGGTCTTTTTGGAGGAGGGAGGTGTACTCAATATTGAAGCGGGAACTTTGATTAAAGGTCGCCCCAATACCTTTACAGAGGACCCTGTCTCTGCCCTCATCATTGCCAGAGGAGCCAGTATTTCTGCCAATGGCACGGCCGAAAACCCTATCATTTTCACAGCTGAAATCGATGATGAAACAGCCCCCACTGACCTAACTGCCGCCAACCGCGGTCTTTGGGGCGGCCTGGCCCTGCTCGGCGATGCACCAGTCCCCAATGCCCCTGACGAGGGAGGCGATCCTATTTGGGAAGTGCTGGCAGACTTTGGCGGGCCCATTGCTTATGGTGGTAATGCTACCTTATCCTATTCCCATTTGCTTCAATATATCTCCATTCGACACGCTGGCGCTTCGGTGTCTGAAAACCGAAATTTTCCTGCGCTGGCTTTTGCAGGGGTGCGCGCGGATGCCACCCTGGATCACTTAGAGGTATTCGCCTCAGGAGAGCGAGGCATTACCTTCTATGGTGGCGAAGCGGAGCTTGCCTATGCCAGTGCCACCTTCTGCCAAGGCCCTGCCTTCAGCTGGCAAGACGGCTACCAAGGCAAAGGCCAGTTCTGGTTCGCCTTGGCCGACCCAGGCAGCACTGGCCTGCTGGCCGAACACAAGGGCTATTACAACCCTATTACACAAGATACCGTATCATCTGCGCCTTCCATCTTTAATGCCACCTATATTGGTGGTGGCGGAAGGAGGGATACTACAGCTGTAGCCATGCGTTTTAGTCAAGCCTCGGCTGGCGTTTATGGCAATAGTATCTTTACCCATTTTAAAGGGAATGCACTGGAAGTGGAAGACCTTCCTGGTGATGCCAACGATAGTCAAAGCCTATTGACTGCCGAAAATGCTTTCTTTCTGAAGAATAACCTGTTCTGGGGCTTTGGGGCAGGAGATTCTATTAGTGTGGATGGCGGTTTTTTGCAGACGAGTGCCGGCGCTCCGGATATTGACGCGGATTTTTTGGTGGATCATTTGATTAAAAACCGGAATAAGGCGGTAAATCCCAGGCTGAAATCTGTTTCCAATGTACCAAATAGGCTCTTGGACCCAAGGCCGGAGGAGTGTGCCGCTTACTTTACTCGGTTTGTTTTTCCAGATTCGATTTTCTTTGATACTTCGGTATATTATAAAGGAGCTTTCGGCCGTGAAGATAGCTTGTGGATAGATACTTGGACGGCACTTTCAGTCCAAGGGTATTTACCTACGAATTTGGAGCGTCTAAATTGGAATACTTGTACGATGAATCTGGACTCGGGCTTTGTTTTTATTTCAGAGTTCATCCCTGAAGCTACCCCTGCGTTTATTGAGGAGGTTAAAGGGATGCATAGTCAGTATGCACGAGTCCTTCGGGAATGTAACTGTGGGGAAGATTCTGTTTCCAGATTGATTATGTGGGAAACTTTTATTCCAACGGATATTACAAATTGTAGGGCTGGGGCGAAGGATTCTACTATTATAGATACCTCTGGATTAAAGGCGATGTTTGATTTGGGTTTTGAAGTTGTAGAGGAACCTTCATCTGGCCAATATTGTGGAACCGTATTCCCTCAAACCACGCCTACTCAAGATTCCATTGTTATTGCGATTCTAGATTCTGGAATAGATATGCAGCATTTTCGATTGGTAAATTATCCATGGATTAATTGGGATGAAGAAGAAGGGCAAGAGGCCTTTGATGATGATGAGAATTGTATGGTAGATGACAAAAGAGGTTTCAATTTTTTGGATAGTAATCCGATCATCCAAGATAAAGATGATCATGGTACTCATTTGGCTGGCATTATTACAGAACGTTTTCCTACCAATTTGCAACCAAAATTGATGAATTTAAAAATTTATGAGAAAGGGAAACCCGTTCCAGGAGAAGAGCAAAGACCAAGTAGGGGTTCAGTGTTTGATTTGATCTGTGCTATACATTATGCAATAAATGAAGGAGCAGAAGTGATTAATCTGAGTATTGGTTATTGGTCTCCGGAATTATCTATTCCATTATATAATGCTTTTAAAAGAGCGGAGTCAGAAGGAATACCCGTAATTGTTTCAACAGGAAATGATGGACTTAATGTAGATCAGAGACGGTTATTTGTACCAAAACAGTCTCATCCTGACACTGCTGTAGTATATGAAGATCGTTGGCCAGTGAAATACAAAATGTATGGTTTGTCCGATCCCGATTTTCCTAATTTGAATAACTTAATTGGCGTTTCCTCTGTCGAACAAGTAGCAGATGGCTCCTGGGACTTTCCGGAATATGCTAATTACGGGATGCTTACCCTTGATGTTTCTGCTAAAGGTTCTTTTTATAGCACGGTTCCAATGAATACTTTCCGGACTTTCCAAGGAACTTCTATGTCGGCAGCATATATCAGTAGGGTTATCTCTATTGCAAGAGCTTATGACCCCACGCTTTCTATTGAAGAAATCAATAATTGCTTAAGAAATAGTATTGGAATTGACAATACTCGTTCTCAATTGCAATCTGATTTTGCCCTAAAAAGGCTAATTGAACAAGAATTATTAGGTTGCTTAGGCGTTACCAAAAGCAATCAGGAGATTGTGGATAAACCCCTGCCTAGTGGTACAAATGTTCTGGTAAATTTTAATGTGATGGTTTGTGACGAGCCATTAAAAATCACCTTTGGGGATGGCTCTACTTTTTATCAAGAAATAAGGGTAGTCATTAAGGAGCCTGATGGCCAGGGAGGATTTACGCAAGTTCATGAGATTATTTGCCAGGGGAGTGTTATTATTTGGAATACTATTCTTAATGATGGAACGGAACTACCTCTCGGTGATTATTTTATGGATTTCTATATTAACGGTAGTAAAATTAGTAGTCCAGGATTAAGACAATTTGTAAAGTGTGCTCCTTAA